A section of the Bradyrhizobium oligotrophicum S58 genome encodes:
- a CDS encoding nitrate reductase cytochrome c-type subunit: MMLIAASVAAGSSALLAQSVSSSLRGSAPLNDEGPAPPIQPMKNTAEREVRNYPEQPPVIPHAIDGYQVDMQGNKCLSCHARARTAESKAPMLSITHFMDRDGQFLASVSPRRFFCTQCHVPQSTANPPVSNDFVDIDTMLSRAKPGGAR, encoded by the coding sequence ATGATGCTGATCGCGGCAAGCGTTGCGGCCGGCTCGAGCGCGCTGCTCGCCCAGAGCGTCTCTTCGTCCCTGCGCGGCTCTGCGCCGCTTAACGACGAAGGTCCTGCGCCGCCGATCCAGCCGATGAAGAACACCGCCGAGAGGGAGGTGCGAAACTATCCGGAGCAGCCGCCGGTGATTCCGCATGCCATCGACGGCTATCAGGTCGACATGCAGGGCAACAAATGCCTGTCCTGCCACGCCCGCGCGCGCACCGCGGAATCGAAGGCGCCGATGCTGTCGATCACCCATTTCATGGATCGTGACGGCCAGTTCCTGGCGTCGGTGTCGCCGCGCCGTTTCTTCTGCACCCAGTGCCACGTGCCGCAGAGCACAGCCAATCCGCCTGTCAGCAACGACTTCGTCGACATCGATACCATGCTGTCCCGCGCCAAGCCCGGTGGTGCGCGATGA
- a CDS encoding ATP-dependent DNA helicase: MTTFSPHQDSALKAVGDWLKAKPGKNATPQVFRLFGYAGTGKTTLARHIAEDVDGEVKFAAFTGKAALVMRSKGCDNASTIHSLIYRAQESGEEQPNFELWDDAPASKAKLIIIDECSMVDADLGRDLLSFDCPLLVLGDPAQLPPVKGGGFFTESEPDVMLTEVHRQAKDDPIVRMSMDVREGNTLDIGRYGESEVVERHELDPSRVMEADQVLVGRNATRRAYNNRFRQRLDIEDALPVAGDKLVCLRNNRKKGLFNGGLWRVKSRATSKSKIVTMRVAPDEDLGRKVTKVSVRGECFAGGIEDIPWEQRKPYDEFDYGYVLTVHKSQGSQWDDVVLFDESFAFQESRARWLYTGITRAAKRLSIVV; the protein is encoded by the coding sequence ATGACCACCTTCTCCCCGCATCAGGATTCCGCCCTCAAGGCCGTCGGCGACTGGCTGAAGGCCAAGCCGGGCAAGAATGCCACGCCGCAGGTGTTCCGCCTGTTCGGCTATGCCGGAACCGGCAAGACCACGCTCGCCCGCCATATTGCCGAGGACGTCGACGGCGAGGTCAAGTTCGCGGCCTTCACCGGCAAGGCGGCGCTGGTGATGCGCAGCAAGGGCTGCGACAACGCCTCGACCATCCACTCGCTGATCTATCGCGCGCAGGAGAGCGGCGAGGAGCAGCCGAACTTCGAATTGTGGGACGACGCGCCGGCCTCCAAGGCCAAGCTGATCATCATCGACGAATGCTCGATGGTCGACGCCGATCTCGGCCGCGACCTGCTGTCGTTCGACTGCCCGCTGCTGGTGCTCGGCGATCCCGCCCAGCTGCCGCCGGTCAAGGGCGGCGGCTTCTTCACCGAGAGCGAGCCCGACGTGATGCTGACCGAGGTGCATCGCCAGGCCAAGGACGATCCGATCGTGCGGATGTCGATGGACGTGCGCGAGGGCAACACGCTCGACATCGGCCGCTACGGCGAGAGCGAGGTGGTCGAGCGCCACGAGCTCGATCCGTCCCGCGTCATGGAGGCAGACCAGGTTCTCGTCGGCCGCAACGCCACCCGCCGCGCCTACAACAACCGCTTCCGGCAGCGCCTCGATATCGAAGACGCCCTGCCCGTCGCGGGCGACAAGCTGGTCTGCCTGCGCAACAACCGCAAGAAGGGACTGTTCAATGGCGGGCTGTGGCGGGTGAAGTCGCGCGCCACTTCCAAGTCCAAGATCGTGACCATGCGCGTTGCGCCCGACGAGGATCTGGGACGCAAGGTGACGAAAGTCTCGGTGCGCGGCGAATGCTTCGCCGGCGGCATCGAGGACATCCCGTGGGAGCAGCGCAAGCCCTATGACGAGTTCGACTACGGCTATGTGCTGACCGTGCACAAGTCGCAGGGCTCGCAATGGGACGACGTCGTGCTGTTCGACGAGAGCTTTGCCTTCCAGGAAAGCCGCGCCCGCTGGCTCTACACCGGCATCACCCGCGCCGCGAAGCGGCTGTCGATCGTGGTGTAA
- a CDS encoding ABC transporter permease subunit, with product MSLIDSLPKVRKLAVPRADGFLPWLVPLAIILIWQAASVAGLVPPRVLPAPSDVARAGWKLLLSGELGRNIWVSFWRASIGFLIGGGIGFAFGLANGLSQLSAKLTDTTLQMIRNVPHLALIPLVILWFGIDESAKLFLVALGVFFPVYLNTLHGIRTVDPQLIEMGRVYGMTDGELFRRVIFPGALPSIFVGLRFALGIMWLTLIVAETIAASSGLGYMAMQAREFMQIDVVVLSILIYALLGKVADSASRVLERLTLSWHPAFSKH from the coding sequence ATGAGCCTGATCGACAGCCTCCCCAAGGTCCGCAAGCTGGCCGTGCCGCGGGCGGACGGATTCCTGCCCTGGCTGGTGCCGCTCGCGATCATCCTGATCTGGCAGGCGGCCTCGGTTGCGGGCCTGGTGCCGCCGCGCGTGCTGCCCGCACCGAGCGACGTCGCGCGCGCCGGATGGAAGCTGCTGTTGTCCGGCGAGCTCGGCCGCAACATCTGGGTCAGCTTCTGGCGCGCCTCGATCGGCTTTCTGATCGGCGGCGGCATCGGCTTCGCCTTTGGTCTGGCGAATGGCCTGTCGCAGCTGTCGGCGAAGCTCACCGACACCACGCTGCAGATGATCCGCAACGTGCCGCATCTGGCGCTGATCCCGCTGGTCATCCTGTGGTTCGGCATCGACGAGAGCGCAAAGCTGTTTCTCGTCGCGCTCGGCGTGTTCTTCCCGGTCTACCTCAACACGCTGCACGGGATTCGCACCGTCGATCCGCAACTCATTGAAATGGGCCGCGTCTATGGCATGACCGACGGCGAGCTGTTTCGCCGCGTGATCTTCCCCGGCGCACTGCCGTCGATCTTCGTCGGCCTGCGCTTCGCGCTCGGCATCATGTGGCTCACCTTGATTGTCGCCGAGACGATCGCGGCCTCCTCGGGCCTCGGCTACATGGCGATGCAGGCGCGCGAGTTCATGCAGATCGACGTCGTCGTGCTCTCCATCCTGATCTACGCCCTGCTGGGCAAGGTCGCCGACAGCGCCTCGCGGGTGCTGGAGCGGCTGACGCTGTCCTGGCATCCGGCCTTCAGCAAGCATTGA
- the napA gene encoding nitrate reductase catalytic subunit NapA — MTEPKIDRRQMLKLEAAAIAAAAAGMPGSSLAANLVTEREASELKWDKAACRFCGTGCSVMVATKDNRVVATHGDIKAEVNRGLNCVKGYFLSKIMYGHDRLTHPMLRKTNGKYDKNGDFTPVTWDEAFDIMASKYKDALKKRGPSGVGMFGSGQWTIWEGYAASKLFKAGFRSNNIDPNARHCMASAVAGMMRTFGIDEPPGCYDDIEATDAFVLWGSNMAEMHPILWSRVTDRRLSAPHVQVAVLSTFEHRSFDLADIGMVFKPQTDLYILNAIANHIIKTGRVNKEFITAHTVFKRGQTDIGYGLRPEHPLEKKATGRTKANDATDISFDEYAKFVSDYTLEKAAEMSGVPLNRLEALAELYADPKTKVVSFWTMGFNQHTRGVWCNNLVYNIHLLTGKIAEPGNSPFSLTGQPSACGTAREVGTFSHRLPADMVVTNKEHRTKAEHIWQLPEGTIPDKPGYHAVLQSRMLKDGLLNAYWVQVNNNLQAGPNANEETYPGFRNPDNFIVVSDAYPSVTALAADLILPTAMWVEKEGAYGNAERRTQFWHQLVSAPGEARSDLWQLMEFSKRFKIEEVWPEELIAKKPDVRGKTLFDVLYKNGQVDKFPVDQIEPGYANDESKAFGFYVHKGLFEEYASFGRGHGHDLAPFEAYHKERGLRWPVVDGKETRWRFREGSDPYVKAGTGVQFYGFPDGKARIFALPYEPPAESPDKDYPFWLSTGRVVEHWHSGTMTRRVPELYKAFPEAVCFMHPDDAQEANLRRGDEVKVASRRGFIRARVETRGRDKPPRGLVFVPWFDESKLINKVTLDATDPISLQTDYKKCAVRIERV, encoded by the coding sequence ATGACCGAACCAAAGATCGATCGCCGTCAGATGCTCAAGCTGGAAGCCGCCGCGATTGCCGCGGCCGCCGCTGGCATGCCCGGCAGCTCGCTTGCAGCGAACCTCGTCACCGAGCGCGAGGCCAGCGAGTTGAAATGGGACAAGGCCGCCTGCCGCTTCTGTGGCACCGGCTGCAGCGTGATGGTCGCGACCAAGGACAACCGCGTCGTCGCCACCCATGGCGACATCAAGGCCGAGGTCAATCGCGGCCTGAACTGCGTCAAGGGCTACTTCCTGTCCAAGATCATGTACGGCCATGACCGCCTGACGCATCCGATGCTGCGCAAGACCAACGGCAAGTACGACAAGAACGGCGATTTCACGCCCGTGACGTGGGACGAGGCCTTCGACATCATGGCGTCGAAGTACAAGGACGCGCTGAAGAAGCGCGGCCCGTCCGGTGTCGGCATGTTCGGCTCGGGCCAGTGGACGATCTGGGAAGGCTACGCCGCCTCGAAGCTGTTCAAGGCCGGCTTCCGCTCCAACAACATCGATCCCAATGCGCGGCACTGCATGGCGTCGGCCGTCGCCGGCATGATGCGCACCTTCGGCATCGACGAGCCGCCCGGCTGCTACGACGACATCGAGGCCACCGATGCGTTCGTGCTGTGGGGCTCCAACATGGCGGAGATGCATCCGATCCTGTGGAGCCGCGTCACCGACCGCCGGCTGTCGGCGCCGCATGTCCAGGTCGCCGTGCTCTCGACCTTCGAGCATCGCTCGTTCGACCTCGCCGACATCGGCATGGTGTTCAAGCCGCAGACCGATCTCTACATCCTCAACGCGATCGCCAACCACATCATCAAGACCGGCCGCGTCAACAAGGAGTTCATCACCGCCCACACCGTGTTCAAGCGCGGCCAGACCGACATCGGCTACGGCCTGCGGCCCGAGCATCCGCTGGAGAAGAAGGCGACCGGCCGCACCAAGGCCAATGACGCCACCGACATCTCGTTCGACGAATACGCAAAATTCGTCTCCGACTACACGCTGGAGAAGGCCGCCGAAATGTCCGGCGTGCCGCTGAACCGGCTCGAGGCGCTGGCCGAGCTCTATGCCGATCCCAAGACCAAGGTGGTCTCGTTCTGGACCATGGGCTTCAACCAGCACACCCGCGGCGTCTGGTGCAACAACCTCGTCTACAACATCCATCTGCTGACGGGAAAGATCGCCGAGCCCGGCAACAGCCCGTTCTCGCTGACCGGCCAGCCGTCGGCCTGCGGCACCGCGCGCGAGGTCGGCACCTTCTCGCACCGCCTGCCCGCCGACATGGTCGTCACCAACAAGGAGCATCGCACCAAGGCCGAGCACATCTGGCAGCTGCCGGAAGGCACGATCCCGGACAAGCCGGGCTATCACGCCGTGCTGCAGAGCCGGATGCTGAAGGACGGCCTGCTCAACGCCTATTGGGTCCAGGTCAACAACAATCTCCAGGCCGGTCCGAACGCGAATGAAGAGACCTATCCGGGCTTCCGCAATCCCGACAATTTCATCGTCGTCTCCGACGCCTATCCGTCCGTGACCGCGCTCGCCGCCGATCTCATTCTGCCGACCGCGATGTGGGTGGAGAAGGAAGGCGCCTATGGCAATGCCGAGCGCCGCACCCAGTTCTGGCATCAGCTGGTGTCCGCGCCCGGCGAGGCGCGCTCGGACCTGTGGCAGCTGATGGAGTTCTCCAAGCGCTTCAAGATCGAGGAGGTCTGGCCCGAGGAGCTGATCGCCAAGAAGCCCGACGTGCGCGGCAAGACGCTGTTCGACGTGCTCTACAAGAACGGCCAGGTCGACAAATTCCCGGTCGACCAGATCGAGCCGGGCTATGCCAACGACGAGTCCAAGGCGTTCGGCTTCTACGTCCACAAGGGCCTGTTCGAGGAATACGCCTCGTTCGGCCGCGGCCACGGCCATGACCTCGCGCCGTTCGAGGCCTATCACAAGGAGCGTGGCCTGCGCTGGCCTGTGGTCGACGGCAAGGAGACGCGCTGGCGTTTTCGCGAGGGCTCCGACCCTTACGTCAAGGCCGGCACCGGCGTGCAGTTCTATGGCTTCCCCGACGGCAAGGCGCGCATCTTCGCGCTACCCTACGAACCGCCGGCGGAATCGCCCGACAAGGACTATCCGTTCTGGCTGTCGACCGGCCGCGTCGTCGAGCACTGGCATTCCGGCACCATGACCCGTCGCGTGCCCGAGCTCTACAAGGCGTTCCCCGAAGCGGTCTGCTTCATGCATCCGGATGATGCGCAGGAAGCCAATCTGCGGCGCGGCGACGAGGTGAAGGTGGCGTCGCGACGCGGCTTCATCCGCGCCCGCGTCGAGACCCGCGGCCGCGACAAGCCGCCGCGCGGGCTCGTGTTCGTGCCGTGGTTCGACGAGTCGAAGCTGATCAACAAGGTGACGCTCGACGCCACCGATCCGATCTCGCTGCAGACCGACTACAAGAAATGCGCCGTGCGCATCGAGCGGGTGTGA
- the ppk2 gene encoding polyphosphate kinase 2, with product MAKSNTTKGKTAKGKSTKDKSTKDKASNGQRTKRASATARVARRQSAAKLDPIGQSLVDESMQAAQITELSAFETVLNGPPALDPNSAPVRAMLDGAAPDDARLMKALIEGKAKPDKRHTSDELAEDWRRGGYPYKFRMYRKDYEEQKFILQTELLKLQNWMKDARQRLVLLFEGRDAAGKGGAIKRFMEHLNPRGARVVALDKPSDVERGQWYFQRYVEHLPTAGEIVLFDRSWYNRSGVERVMGFCSQVEYDEFLRQVPEFERNLVRSGIHLIKFWFSVSRDEQRRRFKEREAHPLKQWKLSPIDTASLDKWDDYTRAKEAMFFSTDTADCPWTVIKSDDKKRARLNAMRCVLHSLPYAGKDVSRIGHVDDLIVGRASVIHEREEHAS from the coding sequence ATGGCAAAGTCCAACACCACGAAAGGCAAGACCGCGAAAGGCAAGTCCACTAAAGACAAGTCGACGAAAGACAAGGCTTCCAACGGTCAGCGCACCAAGCGCGCGAGCGCCACGGCGCGTGTCGCGCGCCGGCAGTCCGCCGCCAAGCTCGATCCGATCGGGCAGTCGCTGGTGGACGAATCGATGCAGGCCGCGCAGATCACCGAGCTGTCGGCGTTCGAGACCGTGCTCAACGGTCCGCCGGCCCTCGACCCGAACTCCGCGCCGGTCAGGGCGATGCTGGACGGCGCCGCGCCGGACGATGCCAGGCTGATGAAGGCGCTGATCGAGGGCAAGGCCAAGCCCGACAAGCGTCACACCTCCGACGAGCTCGCCGAAGATTGGCGCCGCGGCGGCTACCCCTATAAATTCCGCATGTACCGCAAGGACTATGAGGAGCAGAAATTCATCCTGCAAACCGAGTTGCTGAAGCTGCAGAACTGGATGAAGGACGCACGCCAGCGCCTGGTGCTGCTGTTCGAAGGCCGCGACGCAGCCGGCAAGGGCGGCGCCATCAAGCGCTTCATGGAGCATCTCAATCCGCGCGGCGCCCGCGTGGTGGCCTTGGACAAGCCGAGCGACGTCGAGCGCGGCCAATGGTATTTCCAGCGCTATGTGGAGCATCTGCCGACCGCGGGCGAGATCGTGCTGTTCGACCGCTCCTGGTACAACCGCTCCGGCGTCGAGCGCGTGATGGGCTTCTGCTCGCAGGTCGAGTACGACGAGTTCCTGCGCCAGGTGCCGGAGTTCGAGCGCAATCTCGTGCGCAGCGGCATCCACCTCATCAAGTTCTGGTTCTCGGTCAGCCGCGACGAGCAGCGCCGCCGCTTCAAGGAGCGCGAGGCGCATCCGCTGAAGCAGTGGAAGCTGTCGCCGATCGACACCGCCTCGCTCGACAAATGGGACGACTACACCCGGGCCAAGGAGGCGATGTTCTTCTCCACCGACACCGCCGACTGCCCGTGGACCGTGATCAAGTCCGACGACAAGAAGCGCGCCCGCCTGAACGCGATGCGCTGCGTGCTGCACTCCCTGCCCTACGCCGGCAAGGACGTCTCGCGCATCGGCCATGTCGACGACCTCATCGTCGGCCGTGCCAGCGTCATCCACGAGCGCGAGGAGCATGCGAGCTGA
- the ssuD gene encoding FMNH2-dependent alkanesulfonate monooxygenase, with the protein MSNDSSKPNVLWFLPTHGDGRYLGTSQGGREVNFNYLRQVAQAADQLGYYGVLIPTGRSCEDSWIVASAVAPFTEKLRYLVAVRPGLQSPAVAARMTATLDRVTNGRLLVNVVTGGDPVENKGDGVFLSHEERYEVTREFLTVYNALLEGEAVNFSGKHIQVEDGRLLFPPVQSPRPPLFFGGSSDAGIDVAVDTVEKYLTWGEPPADVAAKIAKVKAVADPRGRKLSFGIRLHVIVRETNEEAWAAADDLIKHVTDDTIASAQKIFARMDSVGQQRMSQLHGGRRDKLEISPNLWAGVGLVRGGAGTALVGDPDTVAARIREYQDIGIDTFILSGYPHLEEAYRFAELVFPKLGLNVSGQGGNVTKLRANTGPFGETIANEHRPLQRASQS; encoded by the coding sequence ATGAGTAACGATTCGTCGAAGCCCAATGTGCTGTGGTTCCTGCCGACCCATGGCGACGGCCGCTATCTCGGCACGTCACAAGGCGGCCGCGAGGTCAATTTCAACTATCTGCGCCAGGTGGCGCAGGCAGCCGATCAGCTCGGCTATTACGGCGTGCTGATCCCCACGGGGCGCAGCTGCGAGGATTCCTGGATCGTTGCCTCGGCGGTGGCGCCGTTCACCGAGAAGCTGCGCTATCTCGTCGCGGTGCGACCCGGCCTGCAATCGCCGGCGGTCGCCGCGCGCATGACCGCGACGCTCGACCGCGTCACCAATGGACGGCTGCTGGTCAACGTCGTGACCGGCGGCGATCCGGTCGAGAACAAGGGTGACGGCGTCTTCCTTTCGCATGAGGAACGCTACGAGGTCACCCGCGAGTTCCTCACCGTCTACAATGCGCTGCTCGAAGGCGAGGCCGTCAACTTCTCCGGCAAGCACATCCAGGTCGAGGATGGCCGCCTGCTGTTTCCGCCGGTGCAGTCGCCGCGGCCGCCGCTGTTCTTCGGCGGCTCCTCGGATGCCGGCATCGACGTCGCCGTCGACACCGTCGAGAAATATCTCACCTGGGGCGAGCCGCCGGCCGACGTCGCTGCCAAGATCGCCAAGGTGAAGGCCGTTGCCGACCCGCGCGGGCGCAAGTTGTCGTTCGGCATCCGCCTGCACGTGATCGTGCGCGAGACCAATGAGGAGGCCTGGGCTGCCGCCGACGATCTCATCAAGCACGTCACCGACGACACCATCGCCTCGGCGCAGAAGATTTTCGCGCGCATGGACTCGGTCGGGCAGCAGCGGATGTCGCAGCTGCATGGCGGCCGCCGCGACAAGCTCGAGATCAGCCCGAACCTGTGGGCCGGCGTCGGCCTCGTCCGTGGCGGCGCCGGCACGGCGCTGGTCGGCGATCCCGACACGGTGGCGGCGCGCATCCGCGAGTATCAGGATATCGGCATCGACACCTTCATCCTGTCCGGCTACCCGCATCTTGAGGAAGCCTATCGCTTCGCCGAGCTGGTATTCCCCAAGCTTGGCTTGAATGTCTCGGGGCAGGGCGGCAACGTGACCAAACTCCGCGCCAATACCGGGCCGTTCGGCGAGACCATCGCCAACGAGCATCGTCCGTTGCAGAGGGCCTCGCAATCATGA
- the napE gene encoding periplasmic nitrate reductase, NapE protein → MSLVGSDANARARRRRMEIFAFLFLTAVLMPALAVATVGSYGLTVWVYQMMAGPPGPPSQH, encoded by the coding sequence ATGTCGCTCGTCGGCAGCGATGCGAATGCGCGTGCGCGTCGCAGACGCATGGAAATTTTTGCCTTCCTGTTCCTCACGGCCGTGCTGATGCCCGCGCTCGCGGTCGCCACCGTAGGGTCCTACGGGCTCACGGTGTGGGTCTACCAGATGATGGCCGGGCCGCCCGGCCCGCCATCGCAGCACTGA
- a CDS encoding chaperone NapD, whose translation MLTTRTSVDRRALITGRVLTAEPVVAPPSGEIASIIVQTRPEQLDRVAADIVAMSGCEIHGRDERGKLIVVVDAPNAGALGATMNSIGLLPHVHSACLVFHAIDAG comes from the coding sequence ATGCTCACCACCCGTACCTCCGTCGACCGGCGCGCGCTGATCACCGGCCGCGTGCTGACGGCAGAGCCCGTCGTCGCACCGCCCTCCGGCGAGATCGCCAGCATCATCGTGCAGACCCGCCCCGAGCAGCTCGATCGCGTCGCCGCCGACATCGTCGCGATGTCCGGCTGCGAGATCCACGGCCGCGACGAACGCGGCAAGCTGATCGTCGTGGTCGATGCGCCCAATGCCGGCGCGCTCGGCGCCACCATGAACAGCATCGGGCTGTTGCCGCACGTGCACTCCGCCTGCCTCGTCTTCCACGCTATCGACGCCGGCTAA
- a CDS encoding NapC/NirT family cytochrome c, with protein sequence MSSAEASGGPQDPAKDPAPEKRLGFVRRTWQFVLDLIDVLLKPSSVFGLGVLVLAGFVAGVIFWGGFNTALEITNTEKFCTGCHEMKDNVFAELKSTVHFSNRSGVRASCPDCHVPHNWTDKIARKMQASKEVWGHLFGSINTREKFTDRRLELALHEWARFKANDSLECRNCHSAQSMDITKQSPRAVEAHQRFLFTGEKTCIDCHKGIAHHLPDMRGVPGWQ encoded by the coding sequence ATGAGCAGCGCCGAAGCATCGGGCGGGCCCCAAGACCCCGCCAAAGACCCCGCCCCCGAAAAGCGGCTCGGCTTCGTGCGCCGCACCTGGCAGTTCGTGCTCGACCTGATCGACGTGCTGCTCAAGCCGAGCTCGGTGTTCGGGCTCGGCGTGCTGGTGCTCGCCGGCTTCGTCGCCGGCGTGATCTTCTGGGGCGGCTTCAACACCGCGCTGGAGATCACCAACACCGAGAAGTTCTGCACCGGCTGTCACGAAATGAAGGACAACGTGTTCGCCGAGCTGAAATCGACCGTGCACTTCTCGAACCGTTCCGGCGTCCGCGCGTCATGCCCGGACTGCCACGTGCCGCACAACTGGACCGACAAGATCGCGCGCAAGATGCAGGCCTCGAAGGAGGTCTGGGGCCATCTGTTCGGCTCGATCAACACCCGCGAGAAGTTCACCGATCGCAGGCTCGAGCTGGCGCTGCACGAATGGGCCCGCTTCAAGGCCAATGATTCGCTGGAATGCCGCAACTGCCACAGCGCGCAGTCGATGGACATCACCAAGCAGTCGCCGCGTGCCGTCGAGGCCCACCAGCGCTTCCTGTTCACCGGCGAAAAGACCTGCATCGACTGCCACAAGGGCATCGCGCACCACCTCCCCGACATGCGCGGCGTGCCGGGCTGGCAGTAG
- a CDS encoding aliphatic sulfonate ABC transporter substrate-binding protein, with product MKRRDFLKLSLGSAAVVAWSAPLRAEDKPKEIRIGTQKGGFFPAVKAHRTIEDTFKPAGIDIVWVDFQFGPPLLEAINVGSVDFGYVGDAPPIFAQAASARIRYAAAVRQNGSSQAIVVPKDSPIKTLADLKGKRVAFGKGSSAHNLLVAALEKAGLSWSDITPAPLAPADATAAFVKGSVDAWSIWDPYLALAELKENARVIAWDKDVHKPNSFYIVGSDFVEKYPAVVARLNAAFAAEGVWANSHHDEVAKAQAEATGVDPEAVKRFVDRSVYSVVPIDDEIIKSQQAVADRFARVGLIPKPVNVADIVWKWTPST from the coding sequence ATGAAGCGTCGTGATTTTCTGAAACTGTCTTTGGGATCTGCTGCCGTGGTGGCGTGGTCGGCGCCGCTGCGCGCCGAGGACAAGCCGAAGGAGATCCGCATCGGCACCCAGAAGGGCGGCTTCTTCCCGGCCGTGAAGGCCCACCGTACCATTGAGGACACGTTCAAGCCCGCCGGCATCGACATCGTCTGGGTCGACTTCCAGTTCGGTCCGCCGCTGCTGGAGGCCATCAATGTCGGCAGCGTCGATTTCGGCTATGTCGGCGACGCGCCGCCGATCTTCGCGCAGGCGGCCAGCGCCAGGATCCGCTATGCCGCCGCCGTCAGGCAGAACGGCAGCAGCCAGGCGATCGTCGTGCCCAAGGACTCACCGATCAAGACGCTCGCCGATCTCAAGGGCAAGCGCGTCGCGTTCGGCAAGGGCTCGAGCGCGCACAATCTGCTGGTCGCAGCCCTCGAGAAGGCAGGCCTGTCGTGGAGCGACATCACGCCGGCACCGCTCGCGCCGGCCGACGCCACCGCCGCCTTCGTCAAGGGCTCGGTCGACGCCTGGTCGATCTGGGATCCCTATCTCGCGCTCGCCGAGCTCAAGGAGAATGCGCGGGTGATCGCGTGGGACAAGGACGTGCACAAGCCGAACTCGTTCTACATCGTGGGCAGCGACTTCGTGGAAAAGTATCCCGCCGTCGTCGCCAGGCTGAACGCGGCCTTCGCAGCCGAGGGCGTGTGGGCCAACAGTCATCACGACGAGGTGGCCAAGGCGCAAGCAGAAGCCACCGGGGTCGATCCTGAAGCGGTCAAGCGCTTCGTCGATCGCTCGGTCTACAGCGTCGTGCCGATCGACGACGAGATCATCAAGAGTCAGCAGGCCGTTGCCGACCGTTTCGCGCGCGTTGGCCTCATTCCGAAGCCCGTCAACGTCGCCGACATCGTCTGGAAGTGGACACCGTCCACCTGA